A single region of the Mustela lutreola isolate mMusLut2 chromosome 2, mMusLut2.pri, whole genome shotgun sequence genome encodes:
- the PCSK4 gene encoding proprotein convertase subtilisin/kexin type 4 isoform X7 has translation MRPARTALWLRLAVALGLALVGPLPVGWSSARAPIYVSSWAVRVSQGYREAERLARKFGFVNLGQIFPDGQYYHLRHRGVVQRSLTPHWGHRLRLKKDPKVQWFEQQTLRRRVKRSVVVPTDPWFPKQWYMNNKVQPDLNILQAWSQGLSGQGVVVSVLDDGIEKDHPDLWANYDPLASYDFNDYDPDPQPRYTPSDENRHGTRCAGEVAAIANNGFCGTGVAYNARIGGVRMLDGTITDVIEAQSLSLQPQHIHIYSASWGPEDDGRTVDGPGILTREAFRRGVTKGRGGLGTLFVWASGNGGLHYDNCNCDGYTNSIHTLSVGSTTRHGRVPWYSEACASTLTTTYSSGVAADPQIVTTDLHHQCTDKHTGTSASAPLAAGMIALALEANPFLTWRDMQHLVVRASRPAQLQAEDWRTNGVGRQVSHHYGYGLLDARLLVDMARTWLPTRPQQKCAIRVVHTPTPILPLMRVRKNVSACAGRANYIRSLEHVQVQLSLSYSRRGDLEISLTSPMGTRSTLVAIRDAVPLHAAALRDGRGHDRAALRPPGDQQRVCAAGHGGAVPG, from the exons atGCGGCCCGCCCGGACTGCGCTCTGGCTGCGCCTTGCAGtggccctgggcctggccctCGTTGGCCCCCTGCCTGTGGGGTGGTCCTCGGCCCGGGCCCCCATCTATGTCAGCAGTTGGGCCGTGCGGGTGTCCCAGGGTTACCGGGAGGCCGAGCGCCTGGCGCGCAAATTCGGCTTCGTCAACCTGGGGCAG ATCTTTCCTGACGGGCAGTACTACCACCTGCGGCACCGGGGCGTGGTCCAGCGGTCCCTGACCCCACACTGGGGCCATCGCCTGCGCCTAAAGAAAGACCCCAAG GTGCAGTGGTTCGAGCAGCAGACGCTACGGCGGCGGGTGAAGCGCTCGGTGGTGGTACCCACGGACCCCTGGTTCCCCAAGCAGTGGTACATG AACAACAAGGTGCAGCCGGACCTGAACATCCTGCAGGCCTGGAGCCAGGGGCTGTCGGGCCAGGGCGTCGTGGTCTCTGTCCTGGACGACGGCATCGAGAAGGACCACCCGGACCTCTGGGCCAACTAC GACCCCCTGGCCAGCTATGACTTCAATGACTATGACCCAGACCCCCAGCCGCGATACACGCCCAGTGATGAGAACCG GCACGGGACCCGCTGTGCTGGGGAGGTGGCAGCCATAGCAAACAACGGGTTCTGCGGCACGGGCGTCGCCTACAATGCCCGCATCGGAG GCGTGCGCATGCTGGACGGCACCATCACGGATGTCATCGAGGCCCAGTCGCTGAGCCTGCAGCCGCAGCACATCCACATCTACAGCGCCAGCTGGGGCCCCGAGGACGACGGACGCACCGTGGACGGCCCGGGCATCCTCACCCGGGAGGCCTTCAGGCGCGGCGTGACCAAG GGCCGTGGTGGGCTGGGCACGCTCTTCGTCTGGGCGTCGGGCAACGGCGGCCTGCACTATGACAACTGCAACTGTGACGGCTACACCAACAGCATCCACACGCTCTCGGTGGGCAGCACCACCCGGCACGGCCGCGTGCCCTGGTACAGCGAGGCCTGCGCCTCTACGCTTACCACCACCTACAGCAGCGGCGTGGCCGCCGACCCGCAGATC GTCACCACAGACCTGCACCACCAGTGCACGGACAAACACACGGGCACCTCGGCCTCGGCCCCGCTGGCTGCGGGCATGATCGCCCTGGCTCTGGAGGCCAA CCCGTTCTTGACCTGGAGGGACATGCAGCACCTGGTGGTCCGGGCGTCCAGGCCAGCACAGCTCCAGGCTGAGGACTGGAGGACCAACGGCGTAGGGCGCCAAG TGAGCCACCACTACGGCTACGGGTTGCTGGACGCCAGGCTGCTGGTGGACATGGCTCGGACGTGGCTGCCCACGCGGCCCCAGCAGAAATGCGCCATCCGGGTCGTACACACCCCCAC CCCTATCCTGCCGCTGATGCGAGTGAGGAAGAATGTGTCGGCCTGCGCGGGCCGTGCCAACTACATCCGCTCACTGGAGCACGTGCAGGTGCAGCTGTCGCTGTCCTATAGCCGCCGGGGAGACCTGGAGATCTCGCTCACCAGCCCCATGGGGACCCGCTCCACGCTCGTGGCCATCAG GGACGCTGTACCGCTACACGCTGCTGCTCTACGGGACGGCCGAGGACATGACCGCGCGGCCCTCCGGCCCCCAGGTGACCAGCAGCGCGTGTGTGCAGCGGGACACGGAGGGGCTGTGCCAGGGTGA
- the PCSK4 gene encoding proprotein convertase subtilisin/kexin type 4 isoform X6, giving the protein MRPARTALWLRLAVALGLALVGPLPVGWSSARAPIYVSSWAVRVSQGYREAERLARKFGFVNLGQIFPDGQYYHLRHRGVVQRSLTPHWGHRLRLKKDPKVQWFEQQTLRRRVKRSVVVPTDPWFPKQWYMNNKVQPDLNILQAWSQGLSGQGVVVSVLDDGIEKDHPDLWANYDPLASYDFNDYDPDPQPRYTPSDENRHGTRCAGEVAAIANNGFCGTGVAYNARIGGVRMLDGTITDVIEAQSLSLQPQHIHIYSASWGPEDDGRTVDGPGILTREAFRRGVTKGRGGLGTLFVWASGNGGLHYDNCNCDGYTNSIHTLSVGSTTRHGRVPWYSEACASTLTTTYSSGVAADPQIVTTDLHHQCTDKHTGTSASAPLAAGMIALALEANPFLTWRDMQHLVVRASRPAQLQAEDWRTNGVGRQVSHHYGYGLLDARLLVDMARTWLPTRPQQKCAIRVVHTPTRPAGGALTPHAAPSPILPLMRVRKNVSACAGRANYIRSLEHVQVQLSLSYSRRGDLEISLTSPMGTRSTLVAIRPLDVSGQGYNNWIFMSTHFWDEDPQGLWTLGLENKGYYFNTGTLYRYTLLLYGTAEDMTARPSGPQNATAPPTSWATSAWPTALQGTSATPSRQ; this is encoded by the exons atGCGGCCCGCCCGGACTGCGCTCTGGCTGCGCCTTGCAGtggccctgggcctggccctCGTTGGCCCCCTGCCTGTGGGGTGGTCCTCGGCCCGGGCCCCCATCTATGTCAGCAGTTGGGCCGTGCGGGTGTCCCAGGGTTACCGGGAGGCCGAGCGCCTGGCGCGCAAATTCGGCTTCGTCAACCTGGGGCAG ATCTTTCCTGACGGGCAGTACTACCACCTGCGGCACCGGGGCGTGGTCCAGCGGTCCCTGACCCCACACTGGGGCCATCGCCTGCGCCTAAAGAAAGACCCCAAG GTGCAGTGGTTCGAGCAGCAGACGCTACGGCGGCGGGTGAAGCGCTCGGTGGTGGTACCCACGGACCCCTGGTTCCCCAAGCAGTGGTACATG AACAACAAGGTGCAGCCGGACCTGAACATCCTGCAGGCCTGGAGCCAGGGGCTGTCGGGCCAGGGCGTCGTGGTCTCTGTCCTGGACGACGGCATCGAGAAGGACCACCCGGACCTCTGGGCCAACTAC GACCCCCTGGCCAGCTATGACTTCAATGACTATGACCCAGACCCCCAGCCGCGATACACGCCCAGTGATGAGAACCG GCACGGGACCCGCTGTGCTGGGGAGGTGGCAGCCATAGCAAACAACGGGTTCTGCGGCACGGGCGTCGCCTACAATGCCCGCATCGGAG GCGTGCGCATGCTGGACGGCACCATCACGGATGTCATCGAGGCCCAGTCGCTGAGCCTGCAGCCGCAGCACATCCACATCTACAGCGCCAGCTGGGGCCCCGAGGACGACGGACGCACCGTGGACGGCCCGGGCATCCTCACCCGGGAGGCCTTCAGGCGCGGCGTGACCAAG GGCCGTGGTGGGCTGGGCACGCTCTTCGTCTGGGCGTCGGGCAACGGCGGCCTGCACTATGACAACTGCAACTGTGACGGCTACACCAACAGCATCCACACGCTCTCGGTGGGCAGCACCACCCGGCACGGCCGCGTGCCCTGGTACAGCGAGGCCTGCGCCTCTACGCTTACCACCACCTACAGCAGCGGCGTGGCCGCCGACCCGCAGATC GTCACCACAGACCTGCACCACCAGTGCACGGACAAACACACGGGCACCTCGGCCTCGGCCCCGCTGGCTGCGGGCATGATCGCCCTGGCTCTGGAGGCCAA CCCGTTCTTGACCTGGAGGGACATGCAGCACCTGGTGGTCCGGGCGTCCAGGCCAGCACAGCTCCAGGCTGAGGACTGGAGGACCAACGGCGTAGGGCGCCAAG TGAGCCACCACTACGGCTACGGGTTGCTGGACGCCAGGCTGCTGGTGGACATGGCTCGGACGTGGCTGCCCACGCGGCCCCAGCAGAAATGCGCCATCCGGGTCGTACACACCCCCAC cagGCCCGCAGGAGGGGCCCTCACCCCCCACGCCGCCCCTAGCCCTATCCTGCCGCTGATGCGAGTGAGGAAGAATGTGTCGGCCTGCGCGGGCCGTGCCAACTACATCCGCTCACTGGAGCACGTGCAGGTGCAGCTGTCGCTGTCCTATAGCCGCCGGGGAGACCTGGAGATCTCGCTCACCAGCCCCATGGGGACCCGCTCCACGCTCGTGGCCATCAG ACCCTTGGATGTCAGCGGCCAAGGCTACAACAACTGGATCTTCATGTCCACCCACTTCTGGGACGAGGACCCGCAGGGCTTGTGGACTCTGGGCCTGGAAAACAAGGGCTACTATTTCAACACAG GGACGCTGTACCGCTACACGCTGCTGCTCTACGGGACGGCCGAGGACATGACCGCGCGGCCCTCCGGCCCCCAG AATGCCACAGCCCCGCCTACATCCTGGGCCACCTCTGCCTGGCCTACTGCCCTCCAAGGTACTTCAGCCACACCCAGCAGGCAGTGA
- the PCSK4 gene encoding proprotein convertase subtilisin/kexin type 4 isoform X2: MRPARTALWLRLAVALGLALVGPLPVGWSSARAPIYVSSWAVRVSQGYREAERLARKFGFVNLGQIFPDGQYYHLRHRGVVQRSLTPHWGHRLRLKKDPKVQWFEQQTLRRRVKRSVVVPTDPWFPKQWYMNNKVQPDLNILQAWSQGLSGQGVVVSVLDDGIEKDHPDLWANYDPLASYDFNDYDPDPQPRYTPSDENRHGTRCAGEVAAIANNGFCGTGVAYNARIGGVRMLDGTITDVIEAQSLSLQPQHIHIYSASWGPEDDGRTVDGPGILTREAFRRGVTKGRGGLGTLFVWASGNGGLHYDNCNCDGYTNSIHTLSVGSTTRHGRVPWYSEACASTLTTTYSSGVAADPQIVTTDLHHQCTDKHTGTSASAPLAAGMIALALEANPFLTWRDMQHLVVRASRPAQLQAEDWRTNGVGRQVSHHYGYGLLDARLLVDMARTWLPTRPQQKCAIRVVHTPTPAGGALTPHAAPSPILPLMRVRKNVSACAGRANYIRSLEHVQVQLSLSYSRRGDLEISLTSPMGTRSTLVAIRPLDVSGQGYNNWIFMSTHFWDEDPQGLWTLGLENKGYYFNTGTLYRYTLLLYGTAEDMTARPSGPQVTSSACVQRDTEGLCQECHSPAYILGHLCLAYCPPRYFSHTQQAVTPGPGRSATPTLRICSSCHASCYTCRGGSPLNCTTCPPSYTLDELRGSCSGPVPPNSTPQPTAVAQPSCHRGQAQAAVMALLAMALGSPFLCSVLSGGCLPPWGGPLRAGPPPIATPGPAAGGNLEPSD, encoded by the exons atGCGGCCCGCCCGGACTGCGCTCTGGCTGCGCCTTGCAGtggccctgggcctggccctCGTTGGCCCCCTGCCTGTGGGGTGGTCCTCGGCCCGGGCCCCCATCTATGTCAGCAGTTGGGCCGTGCGGGTGTCCCAGGGTTACCGGGAGGCCGAGCGCCTGGCGCGCAAATTCGGCTTCGTCAACCTGGGGCAG ATCTTTCCTGACGGGCAGTACTACCACCTGCGGCACCGGGGCGTGGTCCAGCGGTCCCTGACCCCACACTGGGGCCATCGCCTGCGCCTAAAGAAAGACCCCAAG GTGCAGTGGTTCGAGCAGCAGACGCTACGGCGGCGGGTGAAGCGCTCGGTGGTGGTACCCACGGACCCCTGGTTCCCCAAGCAGTGGTACATG AACAACAAGGTGCAGCCGGACCTGAACATCCTGCAGGCCTGGAGCCAGGGGCTGTCGGGCCAGGGCGTCGTGGTCTCTGTCCTGGACGACGGCATCGAGAAGGACCACCCGGACCTCTGGGCCAACTAC GACCCCCTGGCCAGCTATGACTTCAATGACTATGACCCAGACCCCCAGCCGCGATACACGCCCAGTGATGAGAACCG GCACGGGACCCGCTGTGCTGGGGAGGTGGCAGCCATAGCAAACAACGGGTTCTGCGGCACGGGCGTCGCCTACAATGCCCGCATCGGAG GCGTGCGCATGCTGGACGGCACCATCACGGATGTCATCGAGGCCCAGTCGCTGAGCCTGCAGCCGCAGCACATCCACATCTACAGCGCCAGCTGGGGCCCCGAGGACGACGGACGCACCGTGGACGGCCCGGGCATCCTCACCCGGGAGGCCTTCAGGCGCGGCGTGACCAAG GGCCGTGGTGGGCTGGGCACGCTCTTCGTCTGGGCGTCGGGCAACGGCGGCCTGCACTATGACAACTGCAACTGTGACGGCTACACCAACAGCATCCACACGCTCTCGGTGGGCAGCACCACCCGGCACGGCCGCGTGCCCTGGTACAGCGAGGCCTGCGCCTCTACGCTTACCACCACCTACAGCAGCGGCGTGGCCGCCGACCCGCAGATC GTCACCACAGACCTGCACCACCAGTGCACGGACAAACACACGGGCACCTCGGCCTCGGCCCCGCTGGCTGCGGGCATGATCGCCCTGGCTCTGGAGGCCAA CCCGTTCTTGACCTGGAGGGACATGCAGCACCTGGTGGTCCGGGCGTCCAGGCCAGCACAGCTCCAGGCTGAGGACTGGAGGACCAACGGCGTAGGGCGCCAAG TGAGCCACCACTACGGCTACGGGTTGCTGGACGCCAGGCTGCTGGTGGACATGGCTCGGACGTGGCTGCCCACGCGGCCCCAGCAGAAATGCGCCATCCGGGTCGTACACACCCCCAC GCCCGCAGGAGGGGCCCTCACCCCCCACGCCGCCCCTAGCCCTATCCTGCCGCTGATGCGAGTGAGGAAGAATGTGTCGGCCTGCGCGGGCCGTGCCAACTACATCCGCTCACTGGAGCACGTGCAGGTGCAGCTGTCGCTGTCCTATAGCCGCCGGGGAGACCTGGAGATCTCGCTCACCAGCCCCATGGGGACCCGCTCCACGCTCGTGGCCATCAG ACCCTTGGATGTCAGCGGCCAAGGCTACAACAACTGGATCTTCATGTCCACCCACTTCTGGGACGAGGACCCGCAGGGCTTGTGGACTCTGGGCCTGGAAAACAAGGGCTACTATTTCAACACAG GGACGCTGTACCGCTACACGCTGCTGCTCTACGGGACGGCCGAGGACATGACCGCGCGGCCCTCCGGCCCCCAGGTGACCAGCAGCGCGTGTGTGCAGCGGGACACGGAGGGGCTGTGCCAGG AATGCCACAGCCCCGCCTACATCCTGGGCCACCTCTGCCTGGCCTACTGCCCTCCAAGGTACTTCAGCCACACCCAGCAGGCAGTGACCCCGGGGCCTGGGCGCTCGGCGACACCCACCCTGCGCATCTGCTCCAGCTGCCACGCCTCCTGCTATACCTGCCGCGGGGGGTCCCCGCTCAACTGCACCACCTGCCCCCCGTCGTACACGCTGGACGAGCTTCGGGGCTCCTGCTCAGGACCTGTCCCTCCCAACAGCACCCCCCAGCCCACCGCAGTGGCCCAGCCCAGCTGCCACCGTGGCCAAGCCCAGGCTGCGGTGATGGCCTTGCTGGCCATGGCCTTGGGGAGCCCCTTCCTCTGCAGCGTCCTGTCTGGAGGCTGCCTGCCGCCATGGGGGGGCCCCCTCCGTGCCGGGCCTCCCCCCATCGCCACCCCAGGGCCGGCTGCTGGAGGGAACCTAGAGCCATCTGACTAG